The Phaseolus vulgaris cultivar G19833 chromosome 5, P. vulgaris v2.0, whole genome shotgun sequence genomic interval GATTCCTTCGTCACGTTGAAGACCGTGCAGCATCGCTGCGAGAAGCACCCTTCGATCTGGTACTCCTCACCGGGGCTATCGTACATCTCCACCGTCAAACTCGCACGCGCCCGTCCAATGATCGACGCTCGCTTCACGCTGAAGATAGGTTTATCACCGTCCATTCTCTCCCCCTTGAAGCCCTCCCACCGTTGATGCAAACTCGGCCTCTGCAACGCCAAAAACACGATACACAACTCACTGAGTCCACTCCACTCAAATCAAATCACCCAACCACGATAATTCTAAACACAACTATTCACAAATTCACAGATGAAATCATATAATGCGCATATCAAATCAAGAATcacctaaaagaaaaaaaaaaaaacaaacaacatGTTTCTTTTACGCTGAACTACGAATCCTTAACAGACAACCTTAGTGAAGCAGAAGGAACAGACAGAGAAGGGATTCGGTACCTTTCGACGAACAGTGAGGAGACAGCGTCCGTTAGGATCCATGAGAACGAGTTCGTCTCTGTCGCGAGTGTCGGGTCCGTACGAGTCAACTCGGAAGACGAGTTCGCCTTTGCAGTCGTAGACGGTGAAGCCGTCGCCGGCGAAGAACAGAGAGGTTTTGAGGACGGTGAGATGAATCTCTTCTTTGAAGACGTAGCCAGGTCCCACATCGTTCATGTTCTCCGCAGCAGCGCCAGAAGCCATATACAAAAGGTAGTGTGGAATGTTGTTTGGGTTTCTTTCGTTCCTATTTGTATTACAGGTACGTTGTTTTAACGCGGATAAAGGGAAAGCACTATTCGTATTCTGGAATTCAATAATCCTCCACCATAaccaaattaattattaattcgTAAAGTGTGGGGCACAGAAATGGAACCGTGCATGGGGTGGGTTATCGCTATCCCCAAAAGTGGggataaaagattaaaaatatctaCGAAGATGATGCCATAGGACTTTTAGTTTTAGGGCAcgctaaaattatttttatttatcttcagaaattattttttgtttattctaACAAGTATAATGCATCTACTGAGAGATGaagttatttaataaaataaagatgattaaatattaaaaaataagaaaaaataaagtttgaaaataTTAGAGTGAGATTTGTTTGGCAATGTGGACAGTGGGAGCGTTAATTGACTAAATTAGTTTGGACTCACCCGGTGCAAGTTGTTGGCCGTCTCTACTGTTACATTTGACAACCACACACTTTTTctcctaaaataaaaaagacaaattTATGGAAAAAGAAATGTGTGGAAGTATTCTTGAGTTTGATTTTCACTcatcatttcatttttttaatacaatttaattctaacaatacAAGTTTTCATCTGATCAGATAGGGTTTTTGTTGTCAGAAAacgaatataaaattaaatttatataactaAAAAATGTCACCATGTAAATATAGTCtaactatacaaaattaaaataaaatttaaagacattaaaataatattcaacTCTTTTACTAACATTATCAAAATTCTTATTGTTATTTCCATCATGAttgtatttctattttttaagtcTAAAATGAACTTAAGGTATCTAAAACTAGTTATATAATTGTTAACATGTTaggttatttttatttctttctttaagcTTTTTTTCTCAAGTACTGGTGCTCGGTTGGGATTGACCTGAAAAAGGTATTCTGATGATCAAGTAAGTACTATGTGCAAATAGTATATATTTGTAAATTGATTAAAACATGCATTATACATCTacaaatgatttatttatagtgttggtCATGGATTCTTGTTGTGATGAACTGAATATCACCGATGTGTACCGTAATTTCTAATTTATAGGAAGATGTATTGGTATTTAGGTATGTTGGTAcatatgaaaaatatctttaatatatttttgtcaaTTAGTATTTAGCTAATTTTCCATAGATATTTTCCGCATAATGTAGAACGTGATTATGACTCACAAAGAACATTGTCGTTGTCATTTATTAAGTGCCTTGAAGTATGATTTGACATGGCCAGTCGATCACCAAGACTGAATGACTGACTCGTTCAGTACGATTGGTACAATAATATTATATCTTGTATGTATGAAGAGAAGAAAGAATAATCGAGATGAAAATACAGAAATGGAGAGACtacaaagaaaatacaaaaaaaaaaaaatttgaaatagtaaaaaatgaaaatgttaaCCATTGAAAGTTGTCTATCATGGAATCCCACACCTATGATAATTTGTTCCGAAAGTCAAAAGGCAGCACTTATAAGGAGGTGGTGTGAATGTATGCCATTATCACCCTCACAATTTGCTAAATGTCACCCTCAATCATACACTTAATTCACAACTCTAACCACGATCAGTTCAACCACAGTAACAACCCTCAATGGATTCCATAGTGATGCACAAATTTTACATCCtaactttatttaattcttatttCATATGCATGCTTTTACTTTACTTTACCTAGACTCAATTCAAGTTGGTGTTGAAACTTGAGAGTGGAATTTCATGGTTACATTATAGGAGAAAAAATAACCCACAACACGTAATTTCACTCAAATTAGGAGAAAAAATTTCTCAAAATGTTAAATGCTATTATCCAGTTCTAGTTGGCTACCATGACTTCTTATGATTTCTTCTACCATGACTTCTtatgatttcttcttccaagaGGTTAATATAGTCCTACATCACTTAGGAGTTGAGATTAAGgatagtttataaaaaaaattttaaataaattaaagccACTAAAATAAATATCAGATTTTTCCTAGAATAATTGAAcac includes:
- the LOC137836040 gene encoding protein LURP-one-related 12-like; its protein translation is MASGAAAENMNDVGPGYVFKEEIHLTVLKTSLFFAGDGFTVYDCKGELVFRVDSYGPDTRDRDELVLMDPNGRCLLTVRRKRPSLHQRWEGFKGERMDGDKPIFSVKRASIIGRARASLTVEMYDSPGEEYQIEGCFSQRCCTVFNVTKESVAEIRRKVDPTTSVVLGREVFSLCVKAGFDAAFAMGFVLVLDQINGEDYVDSGATTEPAVHPATED